One genomic segment of Oenanthe melanoleuca isolate GR-GAL-2019-014 chromosome 5, OMel1.0, whole genome shotgun sequence includes these proteins:
- the PPP1CA gene encoding serine/threonine-protein phosphatase PP1-alpha catalytic subunit — protein sequence MADTEKLNLDSIISRLLEVQGSRPGKNVQLTENEIRGLCLKSREIFLSQPILLELEAPLKICGDIHGQYYDLLRLFEYGGFPPESNYLFLGDYVDRGKQSLETICLLLAYKIKYPENFFLLRGNHECASINRIYGFYDECKRRYNIKLWKTFTDCFNCLPIAAIVDEKIFCCHGGLSPDLQSMEQIRRIMRPTDVPDQGLLCDLLWSDPDKDVQGWGENDRGVSFTFGAEVVAKFLHKHDLDLICRAHQVVEDGYEFFAKRQLVTLFSAPNYCGEFDNAGAMMSVDETLMCSFQILKPADKNKGKYGQFSGLNPAGRPVTPPRNSAKAKK from the exons ATGGCGGACACCGAGAAGCTCAACCTCGACTCCATCATCAGCCGCCTCCTGGAGG TCCAAGGGTCGCGGCCAGGGAAGAACGTGCAGCTGACTGAGAACGAGATCCGCGGGCTGTGCCTCAAATCCCGAGAGATCTTCCTGAGccagcccatcctgctggagctggaagcaCCCCTCAAGATCTGCG GTGACATCCACGGGCAGTATTACGACCTCCTGAGGCTCTTTGAGTACGGGGGCTTCCCCCCTGAGAGCAATTACCTGTTTTTGGGGGACTACGTGGACCGAGGCAAGCAGTCGCTGGAGACCATCTGCCTGCTGCTCGCCTACAAGATTAAGTACCCTGAGAACTTCTTCCTGCTGCGGGGCAACCACGAGTGTGCCAGCATCAACCGCATCTATGGCTTCTATGACGAGT GCAAGCGAAGATACAACATCAAGCTCTGGAAGACTTTCACTGACTGCTTCAATTGTTTGCCCATTGCTGCCATCGTGGATGAGAAGATCTTCTGCTGCCACGGAG ggctgtccccagaCCTGCAGTCGATGGAGCAGATCCGGCGGATCATGCGGCCCACGGATGTCCCGGAtcaggggctgctctgtgaCCTGCTCTGGTCTGACCCCGACAAGGacgtgcagggctggggggagaaTGACCGTGGGGTCTCCTTCACCTTCGGGGCCGAGGTGGTGGCCAAATTCCTGCACAAGCACGACCTGGACCTCATCTGCCGGGCACACCAG GTGGTGGAGGACGGCTATGAGTTCTTCGCCAAGCGCCAGCTCGTCACCCTCTTCTCGGCCCCCAACTACTGCGGCGAGTTCGACAATGCCGGCGCCATGATGAGCGTGGACGAGACGCTCATGTGCTCCTTCCAG ATTTTGAAGCCGGCCGACAAGAACAAGGGCAAATACGGGCAGTTCAGCGGGCTGAACCCCGCTGGGCGCCCCGTCACCCCTCCCCGAAACTCTGCCAAAGCCAAGAAATGA